A window of the Halobacterium hubeiense genome harbors these coding sequences:
- a CDS encoding phosphoglycerol geranylgeranyltransferase → MTTPWDDWDHVLKVDPDKSLADGDTFDDVARTGTDAIEIGGTMDVTTEKMRRVIDACRKHDVPLYQEPSNPAVVVEDDALDGYLVPVVLNAGDPFWITGAHKEWVRIGDLDWERTATEAYVVLNDEASVAEYTDADCDLDADEVAAYAEVAEKMLGQDIVYVEYSGTLGDTEVVGAAQDALDDATLFYGGGIRDYDAAYEMGEHADTIVVGDLLHDEGVEAVAETVRGVNDAHE, encoded by the coding sequence ATGACTACCCCGTGGGACGACTGGGACCACGTGCTCAAGGTGGACCCGGACAAGTCGCTGGCCGACGGCGACACGTTCGACGACGTCGCCAGGACGGGCACCGACGCCATCGAAATCGGCGGGACAATGGACGTGACCACCGAGAAGATGCGGCGGGTCATCGACGCCTGCCGGAAACACGACGTGCCGCTGTACCAGGAGCCGTCCAATCCCGCAGTCGTCGTCGAGGACGACGCCCTCGACGGCTACCTCGTGCCGGTCGTGCTGAACGCCGGCGACCCGTTCTGGATTACGGGCGCGCACAAGGAGTGGGTCCGCATCGGCGACCTCGACTGGGAGCGCACCGCCACGGAGGCGTACGTCGTCCTCAACGACGAGGCCAGCGTCGCCGAGTACACGGACGCCGACTGCGACCTCGACGCCGACGAGGTAGCGGCGTACGCGGAGGTCGCCGAGAAGATGCTCGGCCAGGACATCGTCTACGTCGAGTACTCGGGGACGCTGGGCGACACCGAGGTCGTCGGCGCGGCGCAGGACGCGCTCGACGACGCGACGCTGTTCTACGGCGGCGGCATCCGCGACTACGACGCCGCCTACGAGATGGGCGAGCACGCGGACACCATCGTCGTCGGCGACCTGCTCCACGACGAGGGCGTCGAGGCCGTCGCGGAGACGGTTCGCGGCGTCAACGACGCCCACGAGTGA
- a CDS encoding transcription initiation factor IIB, producing the protein MTRSTRQRERETATEQEESEEGVRECPECGSDNLVKSSDRAELVCNDCGLVVEEEQIDPGPEWRAFNHQERQEKSRVGAPTTQTMHDKGLTTTIDWKDKDAYGRSISSKKRSQMHRLRKWQERIRTKDAGERNLQFALSEIDRMASALGVPRSVREVASVIYRRALKEDLIRGRSIEGVATSALYAACRKEGIPRSLEEISEVSRVERKEIGRTYRYISQELGLEMKPVDPKKYVPRFCSELELSEEVQAKANEIIETTAEKGLLSGKSPTGYAAAAIYAASLLCNEKKTQREVADVAQVTEVTIRNRYQEQIEAMGIHS; encoded by the coding sequence ATGACACGGTCCACTCGCCAGCGGGAGCGAGAAACGGCGACAGAGCAGGAGGAGTCCGAGGAGGGCGTACGGGAGTGCCCGGAGTGCGGCTCTGACAACCTCGTGAAGAGCTCGGACCGCGCGGAGCTGGTCTGCAACGACTGCGGCCTCGTCGTCGAGGAGGAGCAGATCGACCCCGGTCCGGAGTGGCGCGCGTTCAACCACCAGGAACGACAGGAGAAGTCCCGCGTCGGTGCACCGACCACGCAGACGATGCACGACAAGGGGCTGACGACGACCATCGACTGGAAGGACAAGGACGCCTACGGGCGTTCCATCTCGTCGAAGAAGCGCTCGCAGATGCACCGCCTGCGGAAGTGGCAGGAGCGCATCCGCACGAAGGACGCCGGCGAGCGCAACCTCCAGTTCGCGCTCTCGGAAATCGACCGGATGGCGTCGGCGCTCGGCGTCCCGCGGTCGGTGCGGGAGGTCGCGTCGGTCATCTACCGGCGCGCGCTCAAGGAAGACCTCATTCGTGGCCGCTCCATCGAGGGCGTCGCGACGAGCGCGCTGTACGCGGCCTGCCGGAAGGAAGGCATCCCCCGGAGCCTCGAGGAGATTTCGGAGGTGTCCCGGGTCGAGCGCAAGGAGATCGGTCGCACGTATCGCTACATCTCTCAGGAGCTCGGACTGGAGATGAAGCCCGTCGACCCGAAGAAGTACGTGCCCCGGTTCTGCTCGGAACTCGAACTCTCCGAGGAAGTGCAGGCGAAAGCCAACGAGATCATCGAGACGACCGCCGAGAAGGGACTGCTCTCGGGCAAGTCCCCGACCGGCTACGCGGCCGCCGCAATCTACGCCGCGTCCCTGCTCTGCAACGAGAAGAAGACCCAGCGCGAGGTCGCGGACGTCGCGCAGGTGACGGAAGTCACCATCCGGAACCGCTACCAGGAGCAGATCGAGGCGATGGGCATCCACAGTTAG
- the rnhA gene encoding ribonuclease HI, translated as MPVVECDVDDARERLDAAGASFSEGNSEYERWHADLGDAHAVAYDDKLVVQGGTPTDITAVVEPDRGGRVHAYFDGASRGNPGPAAVGWVLVSGDGIVAEGSERIGRATNNQAEYEALLAVLEAAAEFGFDEIEIRGDSQLVEKQVKGAWDTNDPELREKRVRARELLGRFEDWSLTHVPREVNDRADELANEALDDD; from the coding sequence ATGCCGGTCGTAGAGTGCGACGTCGACGACGCGCGCGAACGACTCGACGCGGCGGGCGCGTCGTTCAGCGAGGGGAACTCCGAGTACGAGCGCTGGCACGCCGACCTCGGGGACGCCCACGCCGTCGCCTACGACGACAAGCTCGTCGTGCAGGGCGGTACCCCCACGGACATCACTGCCGTCGTCGAACCCGACCGCGGCGGCCGCGTGCACGCGTACTTCGACGGCGCGAGCCGCGGCAACCCCGGTCCCGCCGCCGTCGGCTGGGTGTTGGTCTCCGGTGACGGCATCGTCGCGGAGGGTAGTGAACGCATCGGCCGCGCGACCAACAATCAGGCCGAGTACGAGGCCCTGCTCGCCGTGCTGGAGGCCGCCGCCGAGTTCGGCTTCGACGAGATCGAGATTCGCGGGGACTCCCAGCTCGTCGAGAAGCAGGTGAAGGGCGCGTGGGACACCAACGACCCCGAACTCCGGGAGAAGCGCGTCCGCGCGCGAGAACTGCTCGGCCGCTTCGAGGACTGGTCGCTGACCCACGTTCCGAGAGAGGTAAACGACCGCGCCGACGAACTAGCCAACGAAGCCCTCGACGATGACTGA
- a CDS encoding DUF7108 family protein, which produces MTDLPDDVVDEAERLTRLTRDAVDDAAAEAYRERRDALLADHGFVPRVRERDDTLVCYPGDWLDDDGRVQLDDVEDTDRAAEVSLSGPGEQGDYEAAAARNEELVERVRERHGDVHGDNAAAFAEFMNNYYARPMDAADDREREEFLDEYFPRNAWPTDEQRERVEASLDLISEVAAEDGDDSESTADPAPEQ; this is translated from the coding sequence ATGACTGACCTCCCCGACGACGTAGTCGACGAAGCCGAACGGCTCACTCGCCTCACCCGCGACGCCGTGGACGACGCCGCGGCCGAAGCGTACCGCGAGCGCCGCGACGCACTGCTCGCCGACCACGGGTTCGTGCCGCGCGTCCGCGAGCGCGACGACACGCTCGTCTGTTACCCCGGCGACTGGCTCGACGACGACGGCCGCGTCCAGCTAGACGACGTCGAGGACACCGACCGCGCGGCCGAGGTGTCGCTGTCCGGCCCCGGCGAGCAGGGCGACTACGAGGCGGCCGCCGCGCGCAACGAGGAACTCGTCGAGCGCGTGCGCGAGCGCCACGGCGACGTCCACGGCGACAACGCCGCGGCGTTCGCGGAGTTCATGAACAACTACTACGCGCGCCCGATGGACGCGGCCGACGACCGCGAGCGCGAGGAGTTTCTCGACGAGTACTTCCCGCGGAACGCGTGGCCGACCGACGAGCAGCGCGAGCGCGTCGAGGCGTCGCTGGACCTGATTTCCGAGGTCGCGGCCGAGGACGGCGACGACTCGGAATCCACCGCCGACCCCGCGCCCGAGCAGTAG
- a CDS encoding PadR family transcriptional regulator → MSEAQPAARTDVRDLTAFQKNILTVLAEEARYGLAIKRELEDYYGQEVNHGRLYPNLDDLVNKGLVEKSELDKRTNQYELTDDGFDAVLDDLEWTLSKFLTDEDRKEQVRDIVAEN, encoded by the coding sequence ATGTCAGAGGCACAACCTGCTGCACGTACGGACGTGCGCGACCTGACTGCGTTCCAGAAGAACATCCTCACCGTACTCGCCGAGGAAGCCCGCTACGGCCTCGCTATCAAGCGCGAACTCGAAGACTACTACGGCCAGGAAGTCAACCACGGTCGGCTCTACCCGAACCTCGACGACCTCGTCAACAAGGGCCTCGTCGAGAAGTCCGAGCTCGACAAGCGCACGAACCAGTACGAACTCACCGACGACGGCTTCGACGCCGTCCTCGACGACCTCGAGTGGACGCTCTCGAAGTTCCTCACCGACGAGGACCGCAAGGAGCAGGTCCGCGACATCGTCGCCGAGAACTAA
- a CDS encoding inorganic diphosphatase: protein MANLWEDLETGPDAPDVIYAVVECLKGERNKYEYDKDIPGVVLDRVLHSNVHYPSDYGFIPQSYYDDEDPFDVLVLVEDQTFPGCVIEARPVALMKMDDDGEQDDKVIAVPDEDPRYDHIDDLEDIPQQELDEIEEFFETYKNLEAGKEVETLGFEDAAAAKDAIEHAQDLYDEKFA from the coding sequence ATGGCGAACCTCTGGGAAGACCTCGAGACCGGACCGGACGCACCCGACGTGATTTACGCGGTCGTCGAGTGCCTGAAAGGCGAGCGCAACAAGTACGAGTACGACAAGGACATCCCGGGCGTGGTGCTGGACCGCGTGCTCCACAGCAACGTCCACTACCCCTCGGACTACGGCTTCATCCCGCAGTCGTACTACGACGACGAGGACCCCTTCGACGTGCTGGTGCTCGTCGAGGACCAGACGTTCCCCGGCTGCGTCATCGAGGCGCGCCCGGTCGCCCTGATGAAGATGGACGACGACGGCGAGCAGGACGACAAGGTCATCGCGGTGCCCGACGAGGACCCCCGCTACGACCACATCGACGACCTCGAAGACATCCCCCAGCAGGAACTCGACGAGATCGAGGAGTTCTTCGAGACGTACAAGAACCTCGAGGCGGGCAAGGAGGTCGAGACGCTGGGCTTCGAGGACGCGGCGGCGGCGAAGGACGCCATTGAGCACGCCCAAGACCTCTACGACGAGAAGTTCGCGTAA
- a CDS encoding DHH family phosphoesterase — protein sequence MLPEVGTVSTPVLALAAGAVAVGGAGAYALTAVLRRRRTDTDDENFARLRDTIASLESVALVVPENPSVDALAAAIGLRELCNQWGVTARVFAEDDVTSDDAKAFCNLFDVSLDVAGNSLDDFDGAVAVGGGGTVPSFANRPPVVAVVRHRPAAVDHSLVLDGDDAGATSTIVARFVERAGLTPEQDVATALLYGIRAGTREFRRVRSREDFRAATFLQEFADQGTIDALRAPGMSGETFDVIGHAIRNRERRASFAVTNVGSVPSVSALEEAADTLLRLDGVSSAAAFGVHEDTVVTACRADDVRTSAMDVLSSAFDQTDALGGDADTATARVPLGLFSRVSSDQQSTLDELIDASTRKALFSAFEQA from the coding sequence ATGCTCCCCGAGGTCGGCACGGTCTCGACGCCCGTGCTCGCGCTCGCGGCCGGGGCTGTCGCGGTCGGCGGCGCCGGCGCCTACGCCCTCACCGCGGTGCTCCGACGCCGCCGAACCGACACCGACGACGAGAACTTCGCGCGGCTCCGCGACACCATCGCGAGCCTCGAATCCGTCGCGCTCGTCGTCCCCGAGAACCCCAGCGTCGACGCGCTCGCGGCCGCCATCGGGCTCCGCGAACTCTGCAACCAGTGGGGCGTCACCGCGCGCGTGTTCGCCGAGGACGACGTCACCAGCGACGACGCCAAGGCCTTCTGTAACCTCTTCGACGTCTCCCTCGACGTCGCCGGCAACTCCCTCGACGACTTCGACGGCGCGGTCGCCGTCGGCGGCGGCGGCACCGTCCCGTCGTTCGCCAACCGGCCGCCCGTCGTCGCCGTCGTCCGCCACCGGCCCGCGGCGGTCGACCACTCGCTGGTCCTCGACGGCGACGACGCCGGCGCCACTTCCACCATCGTCGCGCGGTTCGTCGAGCGAGCCGGTCTCACGCCCGAACAGGACGTCGCCACCGCGCTCCTCTACGGCATCCGCGCGGGCACCCGGGAGTTCCGGCGCGTGCGCTCCCGCGAGGACTTCCGCGCCGCGACCTTCCTCCAGGAGTTCGCCGACCAGGGGACCATCGACGCGCTGCGCGCGCCCGGCATGAGCGGCGAGACGTTCGACGTCATCGGGCACGCCATCAGGAACCGGGAGCGCCGCGCGAGCTTCGCGGTCACGAACGTCGGCTCCGTCCCGTCCGTGAGCGCGCTCGAAGAGGCCGCCGACACCCTCCTCCGGCTCGACGGCGTCTCCTCGGCGGCCGCGTTCGGCGTCCACGAGGACACCGTCGTCACCGCGTGTCGCGCCGACGACGTGCGCACGAGCGCGATGGACGTCCTCTCGTCGGCGTTCGACCAGACGGACGCGCTCGGCGGCGACGCCGACACCGCGACCGCGCGCGTCCCGCTGGGGCTGTTCAGCCGCGTCAGCTCCGACCAGCAGTCCACGCTCGACGAGCTCATCGACGCGAGCACGCGGAAGGCGCTGTTCTCGGCGTTCGAACAGGCCTGA
- a CDS encoding alkaline phosphatase family protein — MGLFDRLRGGDGSRVAFIGIDGVPYSLIRDEPETFPNLHDVIESGGGGAIDSIVPPESSACWPSLTTGVNPGETGVYGFQDREVGSYDTYVPMGRDVQADRVWDRVTDAGRDATVLNVPVTFPPQRNVQRMVSGFLSPGIEKGSHPESVGDYLDSIGYRIDTNAKLGHQDDKSEFIADAHETIDARHEAFLNYVREDDWDLFFGVFMTTDRVNHFLFKDYEQDGEYKQEFLEFYEKVDEYIGEIRAELDDDVTLVVASDHGFTSEDYEVHLNQWLEDEGWLSFEDEDHDSLEDISDDTTAYSFIPGRFYVNLEDREPRGSVPESEYEDVRAELKEELLALEGPDGRPVVDRVVPKEEAFDGAHDEIAPDLVAIPNHGFDLKAGFSGADDVFSVGPRNGMHSFENATLLSDAEDVSVPEGTDLFDVTPTLLDLLDVEFDAREFDGETLV; from the coding sequence ATGGGTCTGTTCGACCGACTCCGCGGCGGCGACGGCTCGCGGGTCGCGTTCATCGGCATCGACGGCGTCCCGTACAGCCTGATTCGGGACGAGCCCGAGACGTTCCCGAACCTCCACGACGTCATCGAATCGGGCGGCGGCGGCGCCATCGACAGCATCGTCCCGCCGGAGTCCAGCGCGTGCTGGCCGTCCCTGACGACGGGCGTCAACCCCGGCGAGACCGGCGTCTACGGGTTCCAGGACCGCGAGGTCGGCAGCTACGACACGTACGTCCCGATGGGCCGGGACGTGCAGGCCGACCGCGTCTGGGACCGCGTGACCGACGCCGGTCGGGACGCCACCGTCCTCAACGTCCCCGTCACGTTCCCGCCCCAGCGCAACGTCCAGCGGATGGTCTCGGGGTTCCTCTCCCCGGGCATCGAGAAGGGCTCGCACCCCGAGTCGGTCGGCGACTACCTCGACTCCATCGGCTACCGCATCGACACGAACGCCAAGCTCGGCCACCAGGACGACAAGTCCGAGTTCATCGCGGACGCCCACGAGACCATCGACGCCCGACACGAGGCGTTCCTGAACTACGTCCGCGAGGACGACTGGGACCTCTTCTTCGGCGTGTTCATGACGACCGACCGCGTCAACCACTTCCTGTTCAAGGACTACGAGCAGGACGGCGAGTACAAGCAGGAGTTCCTGGAGTTCTACGAGAAGGTCGACGAGTACATCGGCGAAATCCGCGCGGAGCTGGACGACGACGTGACGCTGGTCGTCGCCTCCGACCACGGGTTCACCAGCGAGGACTACGAGGTCCACCTCAACCAGTGGCTCGAAGACGAGGGCTGGCTGTCCTTCGAGGACGAGGACCATGACAGCCTCGAGGACATCAGCGACGACACGACGGCGTACTCGTTCATCCCAGGGCGCTTCTACGTCAACCTCGAAGACCGCGAGCCGCGCGGGAGCGTCCCCGAGTCCGAGTACGAGGACGTGCGCGCGGAACTGAAGGAGGAACTGCTCGCGCTGGAGGGGCCGGACGGCCGGCCGGTCGTCGATCGCGTCGTCCCCAAGGAGGAGGCCTTCGACGGCGCCCACGACGAGATCGCGCCCGACCTCGTCGCCATCCCGAACCACGGCTTCGACCTGAAGGCGGGCTTCTCGGGCGCCGACGACGTGTTCAGCGTCGGCCCGCGCAACGGCATGCACTCCTTCGAGAACGCCACGCTGCTCTCAGACGCCGAGGACGTCTCCGTCCCCGAGGGCACCGACCTCTTCGACGTCACGCCGACGCTCTTGGACCTCCTCGACGTGGAGTTCGACGCCCGCGAGTTCGACGGCGAGACGCTCGTCTAG
- a CDS encoding tubulin/FtsZ family protein: MKAALIGVGQAGGKVTEALLAEDRRAGYGAVRGALAVNTAKADLEPLDIDTILIGQERVKGHGVGADNELGAEVMQSDVREVVGALDGVIDAQTEAIFVVAGLGGGTGSGGAPVLVKELQRVHEIPVYALGILPGRDEGGIYQANAGRSLKTLVREADSTLLVDNDAWRETGRSVTEAFDAINERIARRVGILLAAGENVEGVGESVVDSSEVINTLKSGNMSAVGFASADAAPDAGENVNVVTSTARKSLLTGMSVPETTEAGAALVVVAGEADRVSRKGVEKARSWVEEETRSMQVRGGDFPLDSDKIAVLVLLSGISRSERIEQFMERAKEASETVEQEQATEDFQNDELDDLL, translated from the coding sequence ATGAAAGCCGCCCTCATCGGCGTCGGCCAGGCCGGCGGAAAGGTCACCGAAGCCCTCCTCGCAGAAGACCGCCGCGCCGGCTACGGCGCCGTCCGTGGCGCACTCGCAGTCAACACCGCGAAAGCCGACCTCGAACCGCTGGACATCGACACCATCCTCATCGGCCAGGAGCGCGTGAAAGGCCACGGCGTCGGCGCGGACAACGAGCTCGGCGCGGAAGTGATGCAGAGCGACGTCCGCGAGGTCGTCGGCGCGCTCGACGGCGTCATCGACGCCCAGACGGAGGCCATCTTCGTCGTCGCCGGCCTCGGCGGCGGCACCGGCTCCGGCGGCGCGCCCGTCCTCGTGAAGGAACTCCAGCGCGTCCACGAGATTCCCGTGTACGCGCTCGGCATCCTCCCCGGCCGGGACGAAGGCGGCATCTATCAGGCCAACGCCGGCCGGTCGCTGAAGACGCTCGTCCGGGAGGCCGACTCGACGCTGCTCGTGGACAACGACGCGTGGCGCGAGACCGGGCGGAGCGTCACCGAGGCGTTCGACGCCATCAACGAGCGCATCGCGCGCCGCGTCGGCATCCTGCTGGCCGCCGGCGAGAACGTCGAGGGCGTCGGGGAGAGCGTCGTCGACTCCAGCGAGGTCATCAACACGCTCAAGTCCGGGAACATGTCCGCGGTCGGGTTCGCGAGCGCGGACGCCGCCCCCGACGCCGGCGAGAACGTCAACGTCGTCACCTCGACCGCGCGGAAGTCCCTGCTTACGGGGATGAGCGTGCCCGAGACTACCGAAGCGGGCGCGGCGCTAGTCGTCGTCGCTGGGGAGGCCGACCGCGTCTCCCGGAAGGGCGTCGAGAAGGCGCGGTCGTGGGTCGAAGAGGAGACCCGCAGTATGCAGGTCCGCGGCGGTGACTTCCCGCTGGACTCGGACAAGATCGCGGTGCTGGTGTTGCTGTCTGGTATCTCGCGCTCCGAGCGCATCGAGCAGTTCATGGAGCGCGCGAAGGAGGCAAGCGAGACCGTCGAACAGGAGCAGGCCACCGAGGACTTCCAGAACGACGAGCTGGACGACCTGCTCTAG
- a CDS encoding DUF7310 family coiled-coil domain-containing protein, giving the protein MSRDDLDERLRAVERAMTDGDAAVSDLSEAAAVHDRLDDVEAELADLAERLDALDATVQSLHGYVGDLEAVNERVQRRADAAREAVERLEAEQRRPPQRTPNAERADATASADSADATGTAATADTATHRDETTADAERFEAETEDDSLLDRVRESL; this is encoded by the coding sequence GTGTCCCGCGACGACCTCGACGAACGGCTGCGAGCGGTGGAACGCGCGATGACCGACGGCGACGCCGCGGTCAGCGATCTCTCCGAGGCGGCAGCCGTCCACGACCGCCTCGACGACGTCGAAGCGGAGCTGGCCGACCTCGCGGAGCGACTGGACGCCCTCGACGCGACCGTGCAGTCGCTGCACGGCTACGTCGGCGACCTCGAAGCCGTCAACGAGCGCGTCCAGCGGCGCGCGGACGCCGCCCGCGAGGCGGTCGAACGTCTCGAAGCCGAGCAGCGACGACCACCGCAACGCACCCCGAACGCGGAGCGTGCAGACGCCACCGCTTCCGCGGACTCTGCCGATGCGACGGGCACTGCCGCGACCGCCGACACTGCCACGCACCGCGACGAGACGACTGCCGACGCCGAGCGCTTCGAGGCGGAGACCGAGGACGACTCGCTGCTCGACCGCGTGCGAGAGTCGCTGTGA
- a CDS encoding DUF7286 family protein — protein sequence MSVRVVLAASPRSFTERERRTATRRAFERWDSVHERGSAVGNGSAAAAAAAEAARVADATPRQRDQLATRLRAASTDVVDSDAVRVESGVVQDTAGLARDVGSAIAENALSEAGSVAAEKAAKRLGAADVGAVPAGLPLAPVPGFWYATANAWSVSVRGSYARFAVRADGGSPVGPGDGTAYVREDANVAFDVDGDGDTERVGRNECVSFEVEATVGVVVPAGPRGVGDVDGNADEQSAGW from the coding sequence GTGAGCGTCCGCGTCGTGCTCGCGGCATCGCCGCGCTCGTTCACGGAGCGCGAACGCCGAACGGCGACGCGGCGCGCGTTCGAGCGCTGGGACTCCGTCCACGAACGCGGGAGTGCGGTCGGCAACGGCTCGGCGGCGGCAGCGGCCGCGGCGGAGGCCGCTCGCGTCGCCGACGCCACGCCACGGCAGCGCGACCAGTTGGCGACGCGGCTCCGAGCGGCCTCCACCGACGTCGTGGACAGCGACGCCGTCCGCGTGGAGAGTGGCGTCGTGCAGGATACGGCTGGTCTCGCCCGCGACGTCGGGAGCGCCATCGCGGAGAACGCGCTCTCGGAGGCCGGGTCGGTGGCGGCCGAGAAGGCCGCGAAGCGCCTCGGCGCGGCGGACGTCGGCGCGGTGCCGGCGGGTCTGCCGCTGGCGCCCGTGCCGGGGTTCTGGTACGCGACGGCGAACGCGTGGTCGGTGTCGGTGCGCGGGTCGTACGCCCGGTTCGCGGTCCGCGCCGACGGCGGCTCGCCGGTCGGCCCCGGCGACGGCACCGCGTACGTCCGGGAGGACGCGAACGTCGCGTTCGACGTCGACGGGGACGGCGACACGGAGCGCGTCGGGCGCAACGAGTGCGTGTCCTTCGAGGTCGAGGCGACGGTTGGCGTGGTCGTGCCGGCGGGGCCGCGCGGCGTCGGCGACGTGGACGGGAACGCCGACGAGCAGTCCGCGGGGTGGTGA
- a CDS encoding DUF5791 family protein translates to MLADEIQDAEAVTAEDVRAEYEAALARVVEAEGVDAVAEASGVDAERLAALVDGERVEFTVEEAAGVFAVSDDWPDAEGLLLEVRDNLMLQMSSAVLDVEALASGLGDEFDPKEIQQKIEGRQPMTLGEYARIYHHVASENPY, encoded by the coding sequence GTGCTAGCCGACGAAATTCAGGACGCGGAAGCGGTGACCGCCGAGGACGTTCGCGCGGAGTACGAGGCGGCGCTGGCTCGCGTCGTCGAAGCGGAGGGCGTTGACGCCGTCGCCGAGGCGTCGGGCGTCGACGCAGAGCGACTCGCGGCGCTCGTCGACGGCGAGCGCGTCGAGTTCACCGTCGAGGAGGCCGCGGGCGTGTTCGCGGTCAGCGACGACTGGCCGGACGCCGAGGGGCTCCTGCTGGAGGTGCGGGACAACCTGATGCTCCAGATGAGTTCGGCCGTGCTGGACGTGGAGGCGCTCGCCAGCGGGCTCGGCGACGAGTTCGACCCGAAGGAGATTCAGCAGAAAATCGAGGGCCGTCAGCCGATGACGCTCGGCGAGTACGCCCGCATCTACCACCACGTCGCCAGCGAGAACCCCTACTGA
- a CDS encoding SDR family oxidoreductase yields the protein MDVAILGCGYVGLELGRQLAAAGHSPVGVRRSEDGLAAIHDAGFDAVQADVTDADSLSAVPDVDAAVFAASSGGRGADAAREVYVEGLRTAIEHFGAREDSPEQFVYTSSTGVYGDHDGDWVDEETPLDPTTEKTEVLVEAERVTRERASDFGMDPTVVRFAGLYGPDRYRLTRYLDGPVTEGYLNMVHREDAVGVVRFALTDDAAADSEVLLAVDDEPVSKWEFADWLAEAAGVEHPEKQTVEERLEAGDLSEPAERRLRTSKRCSNDRLRELGYEFAYPTFREGYRAAVEAFRRGEYK from the coding sequence ATGGACGTCGCGATTCTGGGCTGCGGGTACGTCGGCCTCGAACTCGGCCGCCAGCTCGCGGCCGCCGGTCACAGTCCCGTCGGCGTCCGGCGCTCCGAGGATGGCCTCGCGGCGATTCACGACGCGGGCTTCGACGCCGTGCAGGCGGACGTCACCGACGCCGATTCGCTGTCCGCAGTCCCGGACGTGGACGCCGCGGTGTTCGCGGCGAGTTCGGGCGGCCGCGGCGCGGACGCCGCTCGCGAGGTGTACGTCGAGGGCTTGCGGACGGCAATCGAACACTTCGGCGCTCGCGAGGACTCCCCGGAGCAGTTCGTGTACACGTCGAGCACGGGCGTCTACGGCGACCACGACGGCGACTGGGTGGACGAGGAGACGCCGCTGGACCCGACCACGGAGAAGACGGAGGTGCTCGTGGAGGCCGAGCGCGTCACCCGCGAGCGTGCGTCCGACTTCGGGATGGACCCGACCGTCGTGCGGTTCGCGGGGCTGTACGGCCCGGACCGCTACCGCCTCACGCGCTACCTTGACGGCCCCGTCACCGAGGGCTACCTGAACATGGTCCACCGCGAGGACGCGGTGGGCGTCGTGCGGTTCGCGCTCACCGACGACGCGGCCGCCGACAGCGAGGTGCTGCTGGCGGTCGACGACGAACCGGTGTCGAAGTGGGAGTTCGCCGACTGGCTCGCCGAGGCAGCGGGCGTCGAGCACCCCGAGAAGCAGACCGTCGAGGAGCGCCTCGAAGCCGGCGACCTCTCGGAGCCGGCCGAGCGGCGCCTCCGCACGAGCAAGCGCTGCTCGAACGACCGGCTTCGCGAGCTGGGCTACGAGTTCGCGTACCCGACGTTCCGCGAGGGGTACCGCGCGGCCGTCGAGGCGTTCCGTCGCGGGGAGTACAAGTAA